The Streptomyces sp. HSG2 genome has a segment encoding these proteins:
- the nucS gene encoding endonuclease NucS: MRLVIARCSVDYAGRLTAHLPSAPRLILVKADGSVSIHADDRAYKPLNWMSPPCTLKEGTGEDTGVWTVVNKAGEKLIITMEDVLHDSSHELGVDPGLIKDGVEAHLQELLADRIETLGDGYTLIRREYPTAIGPVDILCRDADGGTVAVEIKRRGEIDGVEQLTRYLELLNRDPRLAPVRGVFAAQEIKPQARVLATDRGIGCQVLDYDALRGIEDDKLRLF; the protein is encoded by the coding sequence ATGCGTCTCGTCATCGCCCGTTGCTCGGTGGACTACGCCGGACGGCTCACCGCCCACCTGCCCTCGGCCCCGCGTCTGATCCTGGTGAAGGCGGACGGCAGCGTCTCCATCCACGCCGACGACCGGGCCTACAAGCCCCTCAACTGGATGTCGCCGCCCTGCACGCTGAAGGAGGGGACCGGTGAGGACACGGGCGTGTGGACCGTCGTCAACAAGGCGGGCGAGAAGCTCATCATCACGATGGAGGACGTACTTCACGACTCCTCGCACGAGTTGGGCGTCGATCCCGGTCTGATCAAGGACGGCGTGGAGGCACATCTCCAGGAGCTGCTGGCCGACCGCATCGAGACGCTGGGTGACGGATACACACTGATCCGCCGCGAGTACCCCACCGCCATCGGACCGGTGGACATTCTCTGCCGGGACGCCGACGGGGGGACCGTCGCCGTCGAGATCAAACGACGCGGCGAGATCGACGGCGTCGAACAGCTCACCCGGTACCTGGAGCTGCTCAACCGCGACCCGCGTCTGGCCCCGGTCCGGGGGGTGTTCGCCGCCCAGGAGATCAAGCCACAGGCCAGGGTCCTGGCCACCGACCGCGGTATCGGCTGCCAGGTGCTGGACTACGACGCGCTGCGGGGCATCGAGGACGACAAGCTGCGACTGTTCTGA
- a CDS encoding ATP-binding protein, with the protein MEATDRGAEEYGRDGRSGHPPRPRGPEDQLAAPGRSATTPSRVVRLVSGDLLVTVNPVDGSEIEPCPPAEAPGTPRKLTAAERVEVARAARPPAPSGPDARPAPPLIARQEEREHLVRTLARGRSVRLTGPAGSGRTRLLEIVAEDCADLAPDGVVRLDGCHRGADDLLEELFRATHHAPCHRPDRAELPALVAEIGAIVVLDDAEIGGAALDTLLGAAPECAFLLATAPEVPAPSTSAAVEEVVLGGLERSACVELSEHAVGRSLTAEESSWVGDLWFESEGLPLRFVQASALLRHRDRARAGAEAVDEFGVFAEATPEDAAPCDTGGDEATPLPALQEVAAPAALLASRLSRSARVTLEFAVALGGEVPHQAHLPALVGDTRADSALGELTACGLVTPVGSRYRLAAGVLPRLTADGYGEDATARARDAARHYAWWAGHPSVTPERVGAEADAILAALAVLAPVAAPRDGDEVGPAVRLARTVAPAFAAGSRWGAWERALRSGAEAARLAGEVAEQAYFHHELGVLALCRSSYDRARAELETAIGLRGAAADRRGSVAARRALALVADRTGDTPGVGALGVVGPPVVPEPFATAPARGLEPAALVEPVRSPPEPLRLDAFPATPAETTLVAGGVPDARPRRSGGGIAGLARRNLVAAGAGALLVAVLGTVVTLGATAGGEGVVPADRVGVDPSASQGLGGGDLSAERAVEDDTPKSGGAPGVPAGEPVADDREVVPGVTDAPAGTTSPESSAEVDVPARATASDASDDPEDSATPSVTPSPRVPSPPVEPSDPEGEETEPGPSGTASATSPTEVEDDPAPSETATMDPSTTDSASGTTTPVEASGSAASETGASGTGTPGAAGSPEII; encoded by the coding sequence ATGGAGGCGACCGACCGGGGAGCCGAGGAGTACGGCCGGGATGGCCGGAGCGGCCACCCGCCGCGCCCGCGCGGGCCCGAGGACCAGCTCGCCGCCCCGGGACGAAGCGCGACCACCCCGTCCCGCGTGGTGCGACTCGTCTCCGGGGACCTGCTGGTGACCGTCAATCCGGTCGACGGCAGCGAGATCGAACCGTGCCCGCCCGCCGAGGCACCCGGTACCCCGCGCAAGCTCACGGCGGCCGAGCGCGTCGAGGTCGCCCGCGCGGCCCGGCCCCCCGCCCCGTCCGGCCCCGACGCCCGCCCCGCTCCGCCGCTCATCGCCCGGCAGGAGGAGCGGGAACACCTGGTGCGGACGCTGGCCCGGGGACGCTCCGTGCGGCTGACGGGTCCGGCGGGCTCCGGTCGCACGCGGCTGCTGGAGATCGTCGCGGAGGACTGCGCGGACCTCGCCCCGGACGGCGTCGTCCGTCTCGACGGCTGCCATCGCGGCGCCGACGACCTGTTGGAGGAGTTGTTCCGCGCCACCCACCACGCGCCGTGCCACCGGCCGGATCGTGCCGAACTCCCGGCGCTGGTCGCCGAGATCGGCGCGATCGTCGTCCTGGACGACGCCGAGATCGGCGGCGCCGCGCTCGACACCCTGCTCGGCGCGGCCCCGGAGTGCGCCTTTCTGCTGGCCACCGCCCCGGAGGTGCCCGCTCCGTCGACGTCCGCGGCCGTGGAGGAGGTCGTCCTGGGCGGCCTGGAACGCTCGGCCTGCGTGGAGTTGTCGGAGCACGCGGTGGGCCGGTCCCTCACCGCCGAGGAGTCGAGCTGGGTCGGCGACCTGTGGTTCGAGTCCGAAGGCCTGCCGCTGCGCTTCGTCCAGGCCTCGGCGCTGCTCCGGCATCGCGACCGAGCCCGTGCCGGGGCCGAGGCCGTCGACGAGTTCGGCGTGTTCGCCGAGGCGACGCCGGAGGACGCGGCCCCTTGCGACACGGGCGGCGACGAGGCGACTCCGCTGCCCGCGCTCCAAGAGGTGGCCGCGCCCGCCGCGCTGTTGGCGTCCCGACTGAGTCGCTCGGCCCGGGTCACCTTGGAGTTCGCGGTGGCGCTCGGTGGCGAGGTGCCGCACCAGGCGCATCTCCCCGCCCTGGTCGGCGACACCCGCGCCGACTCCGCCCTGGGCGAGTTGACCGCCTGCGGGTTGGTCACCCCGGTCGGATCCCGGTACCGGCTGGCGGCCGGTGTCCTGCCCCGACTGACGGCCGACGGCTACGGCGAGGACGCCACGGCCCGGGCCCGCGACGCGGCCCGCCACTACGCCTGGTGGGCCGGGCACCCCTCCGTCACACCGGAGCGCGTCGGCGCCGAGGCCGACGCGATCCTGGCCGCGCTCGCCGTGTTGGCTCCGGTCGCGGCGCCACGGGACGGGGACGAGGTCGGCCCGGCCGTGCGGTTGGCCCGCACGGTCGCGCCCGCCTTCGCCGCCGGATCGCGTTGGGGAGCCTGGGAGCGGGCGTTGCGGTCGGGTGCCGAAGCCGCCCGGCTCGCCGGCGAGGTCGCGGAACAGGCCTACTTCCACCATGAACTGGGCGTCCTCGCCCTCTGCCGGTCCTCCTACGACCGGGCCCGGGCGGAGCTGGAGACGGCCATCGGGCTGCGTGGGGCCGCCGCGGACCGACGGGGGAGCGTGGCCGCCCGCCGAGCGCTGGCGCTGGTGGCCGACCGTACCGGGGACACCCCCGGGGTGGGCGCCCTCGGTGTCGTCGGACCGCCGGTGGTACCGGAGCCCTTTGCCACGGCGCCGGCTCGCGGTCTCGAACCGGCCGCTCTCGTCGAGCCCGTCCGATCGCCCCCGGAGCCCCTCCGGCTGGACGCGTTCCCCGCGACGCCGGCGGAGACGACCCTCGTCGCAGGTGGCGTCCCCGACGCGCGGCCCCGACGGTCGGGAGGCGGGATCGCCGGCCTCGCACGGCGCAACCTCGTCGCCGCGGGGGCGGGGGCCCTGCTCGTCGCGGTGCTGGGCACGGTGGTGACGCTCGGCGCGACCGCCGGCGGCGAAGGCGTGGTACCCGCCGACCGGGTCGGGGTGGACCCGTCCGCCAGCCAGGGGCTCGGTGGTGGTGACCTGAGCGCCGAGCGGGCGGTCGAGGACGACACGCCCAAGAGCGGTGGCGCCCCCGGCGTGCCCGCCGGAGAACCCGTGGCCGACGACCGGGAGGTCGTCCCGGGAGTCACGGACGCCCCCGCCGGGACCACCTCCCCCGAGTCGTCCGCCGAAGTCGACGTCCCGGCGCGCGCGACGGCGTCCGACGCGTCGGACGACCCCGAGGACTCGGCGACCCCGAGCGTCACACCGTCACCTCGGGTTCCCTCACCGCCGGTGGAGCCGTCGGACCCGGAGGGCGAGGAGACCGAACCCGGGCCGTCCGGCACCGCTTCCGCGACGTCGCCCACCGAGGTCGAGGACGACCCCGCGCCCTCGGAGACCGCCACGATGGACCCCTCCACCACGGACTCGGCGAGTGGCACCACCACCCCGGTGGAGGCGAGCGGTTCCGCCGCATCGGAGACCGGGGCTTCCGGAACGGGAACGCCGGGCGCGGCGGGATCCCCGGAGATCATCTGA
- a CDS encoding STAS domain-containing protein, with amino-acid sequence MHISGDHSELVVGGRLDVRSAADARTILHEAVDAGEGDLLLDLSGLESWDATGLGVIMGVHRRAGRRGRRLVLRGVPLQMQRLLVATRLHRILAVEGGIGVENLPRV; translated from the coding sequence ATGCACATCAGCGGCGACCACAGCGAGCTGGTCGTCGGGGGGCGCCTCGACGTCCGCAGCGCCGCGGACGCCCGCACGATCCTGCACGAGGCCGTGGACGCGGGCGAGGGTGACCTGCTCCTGGACCTCTCCGGGCTGGAGTCGTGGGACGCCACCGGACTCGGCGTCATCATGGGGGTTCACCGGAGGGCCGGTCGACGCGGTCGGCGGCTCGTGTTGCGGGGGGTGCCCCTCCAGATGCAGCGACTGCTGGTGGCCACTCGTCTCCATCGGATCCTCGCCGTCGAGGGCGGCATCGGAGTGGAGAACCTCCCCCGGGTGTGA
- a CDS encoding 3-hydroxyacyl-CoA dehydrogenase family protein, whose protein sequence is MARKLAVIGAGLMGSGIAQVSARAGWDVVLRDVTDAALTRGTDGIRSSYDRFVAKGGMTEDEAAAALDRITTTTDLEAVADADVVVEAVFEKLEVKHEIFRALDKLVKDEAVLASNTSAIPITKIAAATESPERVVGTHFFSPVPMMRLCELVRGYKTTDETLAAAREFAESTGKTCVVVNRDVAGFVTTRLISALVVEAAKLHESGVATAGDIDLACKLGFGHAMGPLATADLTGVDILLHATGNIYAETQDEKFAPPESMRRMVDAGDIGRKSGQGFYRH, encoded by the coding sequence GTGGCACGGAAGCTCGCCGTCATCGGAGCCGGACTCATGGGGTCCGGTATCGCCCAGGTATCCGCGCGGGCGGGCTGGGACGTCGTGCTGCGCGACGTCACCGACGCGGCGCTGACGCGGGGGACCGACGGCATCCGGTCCTCGTACGACCGGTTCGTCGCCAAGGGCGGGATGACCGAGGACGAGGCCGCCGCGGCCCTCGATCGGATCACCACCACCACCGACCTGGAAGCCGTCGCGGACGCGGACGTCGTCGTGGAGGCCGTGTTCGAGAAGCTGGAGGTCAAGCACGAGATCTTCCGTGCCCTGGACAAGCTGGTGAAGGACGAGGCGGTGCTGGCGTCCAACACGTCGGCGATCCCGATCACCAAGATCGCCGCGGCGACGGAGAGCCCCGAACGGGTCGTGGGCACGCACTTCTTCTCCCCGGTGCCGATGATGCGACTGTGCGAACTGGTACGCGGCTACAAGACCACTGACGAGACGCTCGCCGCCGCCCGGGAGTTCGCCGAGTCCACCGGCAAGACCTGCGTCGTCGTCAACCGCGACGTGGCCGGTTTCGTCACCACACGGCTCATCTCGGCCCTCGTGGTCGAGGCGGCCAAGCTCCACGAGTCGGGCGTCGCCACCGCCGGGGACATCGACCTGGCCTGCAAGCTGGGCTTCGGCCACGCCATGGGCCCGTTGGCCACCGCCGACCTGACGGGCGTCGACATCCTGTTGCACGCCACCGGGAACATCTACGCCGAGACGCAGGACGAGAAGTTCGCCCCGCCGGAGTCGATGCGCCGGATGGTGGACGCCGGTGACATCGGCCGCAAGAGCGGGCAGGGCTTCTACCGACACTGA
- a CDS encoding cob(I)yrinic acid a,c-diamide adenosyltransferase has translation MVNLTRIYTRTGDDGTTALGDGSRVPKTDPRITAYADANEANAALGTAVALGALHEEVVSVLVRVQNDLFDVGADLCTPVVEDPEFPPLRVEQFYIDRLEEDCDRFNAGLEKLRSFILPGGTPGAALLHQACTAVRRAERSTWQALDTHGDTMNPLTATYLNRLSDLLFILARTANKSVGDVLWVPGGER, from the coding sequence ATGGTCAACCTGACGCGCATCTACACGAGGACCGGCGACGACGGCACCACCGCCCTGGGCGACGGGAGCCGGGTGCCCAAGACGGACCCCCGGATCACCGCCTACGCCGACGCCAACGAGGCCAACGCGGCGCTGGGGACCGCCGTGGCCCTGGGCGCCCTGCACGAGGAGGTCGTCTCGGTCCTCGTCCGCGTCCAGAACGACCTCTTCGACGTGGGCGCGGACCTGTGCACACCGGTGGTGGAGGACCCGGAGTTTCCGCCGCTGCGCGTGGAGCAGTTCTACATCGACCGCTTGGAAGAGGACTGCGACCGCTTCAACGCCGGTCTGGAGAAGCTGCGCTCCTTCATCCTTCCGGGCGGCACGCCCGGGGCGGCCCTGCTGCACCAGGCCTGCACCGCGGTCCGCCGGGCCGAGCGCTCGACCTGGCAGGCGCTCGACACCCACGGCGACACGATGAACCCGCTGACCGCCACCTACCTCAACCGCCTGTCCGACCTGTTGTTCATCCTCGCCCGCACGGCCAACAAGTCGGTCGGTGACGTGCTGTGGGTGCCGGGCGGCGAGCGGTAG
- a CDS encoding DUF5708 family protein yields the protein MTRNRKDALEGAGTLALGLVLRLALPDVSLPLVDPAKVGVVLMCVGALQLALAGHRRLRSVE from the coding sequence GTGACGCGGAACCGGAAGGACGCCTTGGAGGGCGCCGGCACCCTGGCCCTGGGCCTCGTCCTGCGTCTGGCCCTCCCGGACGTCTCGCTGCCGCTGGTCGATCCGGCGAAGGTGGGCGTGGTCCTGATGTGTGTCGGCGCCCTGCAACTGGCCCTCGCCGGCCACCGCCGGCTGCGGTCCGTCGAGTAG